A region of the Leopardus geoffroyi isolate Oge1 chromosome C2, O.geoffroyi_Oge1_pat1.0, whole genome shotgun sequence genome:
gcacagagctcgacgcggggctccagctcacgaaccgtgagatcatgacctgagccgaagacggacgcttaaccaactgagctacccaggcgccccagaacatttgttttctattgtcaATATCCTTGAGTGAAAAACAGTAAGACAAAGACCAAAATGAAACTGTAAAATTGCAGCTATGACATGATAATGCAGAGTTTTATACGTATAAGCCAGGGAAGAAACACTATACAATTGTTCCCTCCAAAATAAGTCTAGGAGCTCTCAACAATTTTAATTAGTAAATAAAGGAGGAATACAGGTTGTCaatctttatgattatttttctatttaatgtgTAATCAATAATTTTCATTAGCTACGCAGTTTTCTTTATTGCCTTCTCCAAAGCTAAAATGAGTTACCTGCACTTACATATCACAGACTGCTCTAGGTCCTTGCCTTCCAaccacttccccccacccccgccccttttAAAATTCGACGACTTACCTTGtcataaattacttttataatgagaGAGCAGCTAGGACACGTTGCCACGTCTTCCCCATTCTCCAAATCTTCCTATAACAAAATCAAACACCGTACGGTATTGTCTTCCCTTTGCGATCTCCTCCTCCCAAACTCTTTCCACCCTTACGGTCAAGCTCCTTTGTGGCTCGTCTCCCGACAAGGTATGTGAGGGCCAAAAAGGCCTGCCGAGAGAGATATCAACTCTATTTCTCCCGCGAAGCGCTACTTGAAAATACCCGGGAAGGTTAGCCAAGATTCAGTCGCTTCCAAACCCCTgggaagacttaaaaaaaaaacgcgTCCCTTCCTCCCAAAAGAACTGGGATCCTAAATGGAGAAGGATCGCAAGATAGCAGCTGCCCGCCATCCGACCTTTCCCACCTGCACCTTCCAGCCCTCCGCCTGACTAAAGGCCAGAACGATGTGCCACGGTCAAATCAGGGTATCAACTTTACGGCGACTCAGAGACAGGGCAAAAAGGGCGTGGAAAATTGTGAGCTAACAGGTGACGGGACCGCGGAAAGAACGTAGCAAGAGCGAAAACGCGCTTGCTCCGACGAGTCGCCGGGAGGGGCCCTGAAGTTACCTTGGTAATGCAGAAGTTATCCCCACACGGGCAGGGGTAGAAATACGTCTCCGAGTCTtcatcatactggaagtcctcGATCTCCACCTCGTCGTGAAACACGGCCATTGTCACTGGGGTCGGCAGATGCCTGTCGTCCCCGCCAGCCGACACTGCCCCGGGACGGTCTAATTTCTCCCGCGCGGACCCCAGCCGGGTATTTTCAGCGGGCACCGGCTCAGGAACTATCGCTTCCGGCGCATACACAAAGACGCAACGCCGGATTTCGAGGCCAAATGGGTGACCCGGTTGCGGTCACCATGGAGATGGCTGAGCTAGGGGGCGGAGACCCTGGATGAGGGCGCCAGCTGCTAGGTGGTGTGCTCACCGCGCCGGCTGTCGGAGGCACCGACCAATAAAATGTGGGGATCGCTTGCGCCGCTCTGACGTGTCGTCTGGGACACCGGAAGTTGTCTCGCGCGGGTGGTGGAGCTCTGGCAGGTCTTCGAGCGAAGTCCCCGCGGCGCCGGAGGCGCGGAGGCCCTTTACTGCGGCTGCCGTCCTAGCTCAAGTCCGCCGGGTTTAGAGAGGCCTGGACCTTAGTCTGCGGAATCGGTGGCATCCCCCCGGCCTTCAACGCCCTTGGGGAGAGGAGGGCGCTCCTCTGCTAGGTCTCAGGCGGCGGCAGGAGCAGCTCTGCCTCCTGgacctcccttcctgcctctccggTGACGGACGAAAAGTCCACTTGGAATTTTGATTCACCGAGTGACCTTGAGCTCAGGGCGACGCCTACTTTGTAGTTCCCGGCTGCGCTCGGCCATT
Encoded here:
- the DPH3 gene encoding DPH3 homolog, translated to MAVFHDEVEIEDFQYDEDSETYFYPCPCGDNFCITKEDLENGEDVATCPSCSLIIKVIYDKDQFMCGETVPAPSTHKELVKC